The genomic stretch AGACGAAATCTACCCCCCCCTCCGATGAGTAACCACCACGAAATTCTGTACAGAGACGAGTCTTATCTCTTGAGAACAGACGAAATGTACTCTCCCCCTCTCCAGAATTTGATGGGTGGGTTCCTCTCCTCTGGAACAGACGAAAGTTTCCATCCCCGACAATCAAATTCCCTGAAATTCTACAGTGAGACGGCGTCTATCCATCGTGAACAGACGAAACCTACCCCCTTCGATAAGCAACTCCCCCTAAGATTCTGTACAGCGATAGGCTGTATCTCCTGAGAACAAACGAAATGTACTCTCCCTCTCTCCAGAATTAGATGTGTTGCCTTCTTCATGAACAAGCGAAATGTACCCCTTCTGAATGCTATTTCCCATGAGATACTGTAGATAGAAGGCGTGTATCTGCCGTGAACAGACGAAACCTACCCCCCACTATCTCGTTCAAGCAACTCGGAGGTGTTGTCCACTCTGACTGACGATACTCGTCGCAAAACACACGAGCGGAAAGAATGAGACTCCTCGACTACGCACTCTAAGCGTTTTCCACCGGGCGTGGCATTGACTCAATCTCCCGTATCTCGGGTGTTTTCTTCACCTTGGCGTAGGTTTCGCGCCACACGTCTTCGTTGAAGAGGTTGTTACGGTCGAACAACTCCCGCGCTTCCGAGGTGATACGATAGAACTTGTAGGGAAGGTCTCGACGCCGTTTACCTTTGGGGAACTCAACGGCCTTGACGACTCCCGCCTCAGTGAGCTTTCGGAAATGTCCCTCGATTGCGCTTCATCCGATGCTCGGGTTCGTGTACTCAAGTTCGGGGACACTTGGCAATCCCTTTGGGTGGCCGACGATATCCGAGAGGAGACTGGCACGTGTGTCTTGAGTTATGAGTTTGAGTGCGGTCCACGTATCGAACCCATCGGTTTCGCCCGGTTGACTGGTGTGTCCCATCAACGAGTTCTACGTTCCTAATGCGTACTAACTGTAGTGGTCAACACTGTGATGGTCTATACTGGGATAGTTATTGACTCATTCTTCCAACCGAGACAGGGAACGAAACTCCTCAATAAATCTGGTTCAATCTAACCGAATCAGCTGAGCGTCGCCTTGAACTGATACCGATTCAATACACTCGAAACCGGAAGGTCGTACAGACCCCCATCATTGGTGTGGTAATCGTACGCCTCGTCATCCGGCTCAAATGCACCAAAGATACGGAAGTCTACAGAAATCGAGGCAGAGTGCCTCGGGGTCTACGAGAGAGCGTGCTCTCTCGTGATAACGAGAGACCTGCGGTCTCTCGAACCACTTGTCCCCGAGGTACTTCACTCATTCACTCTAAGTTAGTTTCGAGTTCCGCGAGTTCTGCATCAAGATCTTCGTCGGTTCTCCCCTCCCCGATTTTACGCGTAGGTTCCTCAGGAGTGGTGTCGGATCGGTGGTGTCCGAACATGCGGTAGAGCTGGTCGAGGTTTGAGAGATATCGCTGGATGTCTGTTCGGTCGCTGAGAGCGTGGTAGTACCCGTCACTGGTTTTACCGACGTAGTCGGTGTCATAGAGGCGTTTGAGCGTGGTGGTTGCGGTGCCTCGAGGGATATCGAGTTCGTCTGTAACGTCCTTTGGAGTGTATCCCCATTCCGGGTTCTCGTACAGGAATTGTACGATGTCGGATTTGGTGGTTCCGGGTTTGAGATTGAGTTCCGGAACGTGTGATTCGAGATGAACCGGCATTGTAATCGAATGTAGCTCATAGTAGCATAAAGTAGTATCGGACAGATATCACACCCTCAACAAGACCGCTATCAAAACTAGAGGTGGAGTGACAAAGGTTTCCACTAGAGGAGTGTATCGTGGAAGGTGACTTGGTGTCGATTCGTTTCACAGCTCGCGGAGTCCACACCGGCGAATTCGATTATATTGAACCAACAGGGAATTCGTTCATAGTGGAGGCACTTGAAATGGTTCGAATGATGGATGGCGTAATCGTGAAGTACATCGAGGATAAGCCTCCAGATACTTTGTCTCGATTTCTGTAGAGGTTGTTGCAATCGAGTTCGAGTCTTGGCGGTCTTGACTCTTTGAGGGCGTCTCATTCGAACACGCCCAGGTGAGACGAATTGTTCTTTCCATTTTCTTTGTAACGTGAATAAATCCCGTATAGAGCGGGCAATAGACGTCGGTTGAATCAAGGGTAATGACTGGATGCCATGACAGTGACCCATAATCTTGCTATCGCAACCTCTCGCATATATTTAAAAAACATGAATATATATTGCAAATAGCTACCTACGAGTAGCTATGACCGAGTTCGACCCGGCTCCCAATGTCGACGATACCGAGCGTCGATGGCAGACTGGAACGGACACGTTTGGCCGTGTCTACGACGTGCTCCTCGGGATTACATCCCCGACGAAGTACACCGACATCGCTGAACTCGCAGACTGCTCGCCGAACGCCGCAAAAAAGCACCTCGAACGCTTAGCAGAGATGGGCATCGCCCGCGCTAACACAGAGAGCCGCCCGGCAACCTACGAGCGAAACGACGGCTACCTCGAATGGCAAGAGGCCAGTCGAATCGCAGCCGACCTCACTATCGAAGCGATCATCGCTCGCGTAGAAGCACTCGAAACGAAGCGTGCGGAGTACGAAGCCCAGTTCGAGACGACAGACCCCACAACCGTCAACGTATTTGACCACGATAGCCACGACACCATCCACGAACGGATGACCGCAATCAGCGAGTGGCAGGGCGTGATTCGCAACATCCGGCTGTACGAACTCGCTCGCCAGCTCTCCCAGAACGACGGGCACCTGATTCGCGCCTAAATGAGCTTTCCGTCAGACGATTCGGCTAGTCCACCTGACCGCCAGACGTTGCGCCTCCTGGAACGCCACCTCTCGGCAGACCCCCTCGTCGCTGAAACGACGTTCGACCCAGATTCATACGAACCGCGCCTTCTCCACGTGCGATTTGATGCTGGCCACTATCCCGACTCGATAGCAGCAGCCAGACTCGACATTCGATGGTTTTCCACTGGCGATTTCTCCTATCACTACGTCGAGGACCACGAAGATGGTGACCGCTGGGAGTGTCGATGGGATCGCCATCCGAACACGCATAACAGACGATTGCACTTCCACGAACCGCCAGATGCTCTTGAGATTACCGACCTCGAACTTCCGTCGCTGCACCCACTCGAGGTCTACTCGACAGTGCTCACTGCAATTGAGCGCCACATTGAGATGCTGTGGTCGTAGTACCTGTAGTGATAAGTCGAACTCTCTCAACGAGATGGACATCATAGTCCTTCGATACGTAGAGAACCAGCAGGTGTGCAACTACAGCGTGAATGTAACACTACAGTCCTGGGACGCACGCTCTTAGTATACTCCCTTATATGTCGACTATACGTGAAATTCGTTTCGGCGTTCGCACGTATACTCGGTCATTGTTTCACAAACGCCCTCACGCAGCGTCTTTGTATTTCTAAAAGGGTCGAACGGTGGCCTATACGTTGGTAGCTCTCAGCAGTGATCTCGCGGTAGATGAAGCTTCGGAACATCCTCTGAATGAATATGGGGCCGGATGCCACGCTGGGTAGGAGTCCTCCAGGGCTTCGGTCGAAGCTGATGCCTGACCGATGGTTGTGACGAGGGACGTTCCATGGCGGTATATGTCTGCAATCTCGATACCGACGCTATACGCGTCAGCCAGCCGCCGTTCCCGTTCGATGGGCTTTTGGCGAGACTCAGACATAACGACTCTTCGAGACCGTCGTTGTTGATGGTTACCAAGCTCTGGACGTGGGTACCGCGTCACGACAGAGAATAGGGCCACACCTGTAGCGGGAGAATGCTTATCTGATATGCGTACGTAAAGCACTCGTATATCATGTCTGGTGCCAAAACTTCGACCGGGGACGACGGGCCGGAGACCGTTCAGATCAACCTTCGGCTTACACAAGCATTCCTCGATGACATCGACGCAACGTGGGAAGAACAGGGCTTCAACTCGCGCAGCGAATTCCTCCGCTATGCGGCCCGAGACGCTGTCAAGCACCCCGAGTTCTCGCGTGAGGGCTGGAAGCAGATTGCAGCCAGCGAGCACGGACTTCGTACCGGTGAGGAGGGACTCGTGTCCCGGGAGGAAGTTATCGCGATGATGGACAACGACTCGGATGGCGAGTGAGGACGACGAGTGGACATGGAAGTTCGCTCCACGGGCTGCCAAACAATTCGACAACCTCGAACACCACGTTCAGGACCGCATCGTTTCGAAACTCGACGAGATCGTCGACGACCCCTGGCGTGATCCCGGCGATTATCTCGAACCGCTCACCGGTGGCCCTTTTGAGAAGCTTCGTGT from Haladaptatus sp. QDMS2 encodes the following:
- a CDS encoding sugar-specific transcriptional regulator TrmB, with protein sequence MTEFDPAPNVDDTERRWQTGTDTFGRVYDVLLGITSPTKYTDIAELADCSPNAAKKHLERLAEMGIARANTESRPATYERNDGYLEWQEASRIAADLTIEAIIARVEALETKRAEYEAQFETTDPTTVNVFDHDSHDTIHERMTAISEWQGVIRNIRLYELARQLSQNDGHLIRA
- a CDS encoding ribbon-helix-helix domain-containing protein — encoded protein: MSGAKTSTGDDGPETVQINLRLTQAFLDDIDATWEEQGFNSRSEFLRYAARDAVKHPEFSREGWKQIAASEHGLRTGEEGLVSREEVIAMMDNDSDGE
- a CDS encoding type II toxin-antitoxin system RelE/ParE family toxin, which produces MASEDDEWTWKFAPRAAKQFDNLEHHVQDRIVSKLDEIVDDPWRDPGDYLEPLTGGPFEKLRVGQYRLACVLDHDALVLEVHRIEHRSGAYTADD
- a CDS encoding helix-turn-helix domain-containing protein produces the protein MPVHLESHVPELNLKPGTTKSDIVQFLYENPEWGYTPKDVTDELDIPRGTATTTLKRLYDTDYVGKTSDGYYHALSDRTDIQRYLSNLDQLYRMFGHHRSDTTPEEPTRKIGEGRTDEDLDAELAELETNLE